From Acidithiobacillus sp., the proteins below share one genomic window:
- a CDS encoding NADH-quinone oxidoreductase subunit M, producing the protein MAPSSLLSYAIWVPIVGGLLVLVVGDRRAEAARWLALLVSLAAFAVTIPLFTGFDTHTAAMQFSERVAWIPSLNIFYHLGVDGISLWFILLTSFLTVLVVISSWRNVKERVAQFMAAFLIMEGMMIGVFCALDAVLFYVFWEAMLIPMFLIIGVWGGPRRVYATIKFFLYTFLGSVLMLVALLYLYFHSGNSFSLLEFQKTPLGMGAQVLIFMAFFLAFAVKVPMWPVHTWLPDAHVEAPTGGSVILAAVMLKMGAYGFLRLSLPIVPDASHKLAWLMILLSLIAIIYVALVAIVQEDMKKLIAYSSIAHMGFVTLGFFVFDSVAIQGSIIQMLSHGFISAAMFLCVGVLYDRMHTRNIKAYGGVANVMPIFAALMMLFAMGNVGLPGTSGFVGEFMVVLGTYQVNPWAAILAATGLITGASYTLWLFKRAIFGSVTHSEVAGLKDLDGREMFVLGTLAAFTLLLGLWPAPFLNIVHSSVQHLVTQVSLSKIPA; encoded by the coding sequence ATGGCGCCTTCATCCCTCCTTAGTTATGCCATCTGGGTGCCAATCGTTGGCGGTCTGCTGGTCCTGGTGGTAGGTGATCGCCGTGCCGAGGCCGCGCGCTGGCTGGCACTACTGGTGTCTCTCGCTGCCTTCGCTGTGACCATTCCACTTTTCACCGGGTTTGATACGCATACGGCGGCGATGCAGTTCAGCGAGCGGGTTGCCTGGATTCCCTCCTTGAACATCTTTTATCACCTGGGCGTCGACGGGATTTCCCTGTGGTTTATTCTGCTCACCAGTTTCCTTACGGTGCTGGTGGTCATTAGTTCCTGGCGAAATGTGAAAGAGCGGGTGGCACAATTCATGGCAGCCTTCCTGATCATGGAAGGTATGATGATTGGTGTCTTCTGCGCGCTGGATGCCGTTTTGTTTTATGTATTCTGGGAAGCCATGCTCATTCCCATGTTCCTGATTATCGGGGTCTGGGGTGGCCCGCGACGGGTCTACGCGACTATTAAATTTTTTCTGTATACCTTCCTGGGATCGGTGCTGATGCTGGTAGCGCTGCTCTATCTGTACTTCCACAGTGGTAATAGCTTCAGTTTGCTGGAGTTTCAGAAGACCCCTCTGGGGATGGGCGCGCAGGTTCTTATCTTCATGGCCTTTTTCCTTGCCTTCGCGGTGAAAGTCCCCATGTGGCCGGTGCACACCTGGTTGCCCGACGCCCATGTGGAGGCGCCGACAGGGGGGTCCGTCATTCTTGCAGCCGTGATGCTGAAAATGGGCGCTTACGGTTTCCTGCGCCTGAGCCTGCCCATTGTGCCCGACGCCAGTCATAAGCTGGCCTGGCTGATGATTCTGTTGTCCCTCATCGCGATTATTTATGTCGCGCTGGTGGCCATTGTGCAGGAAGACATGAAGAAGCTGATTGCTTATTCCTCCATTGCTCACATGGGTTTCGTGACTCTGGGCTTTTTTGTGTTCGATAGCGTGGCGATTCAGGGCAGTATCATTCAAATGTTGTCTCATGGTTTTATCAGTGCGGCCATGTTCCTTTGTGTCGGGGTGCTCTATGACCGGATGCATACCCGTAATATCAAAGCCTATGGTGGTGTGGCTAATGTCATGCCGATTTTTGCGGCGCTGATGATGTTATTTGCCATGGGTAATGTCGGTCTGCCGGGCACCTCTGGCTTTGTTGGCGAGTTTATGGTGGTGCTCGGAACCTATCAGGTGAACCCATGGGCTGCGATTCTGGCGGCCACGGGCTTAATTACCGGTGCCAGCTATACCCTCTGGCTCTTCAAGCGGGCGATTTTTGGCAGCGTTACCCATTCCGAAGTGGCCGGACTGAAAGACCTTGATGGTCGGGAAATGTTTGTACTGGGTACTTTGGCCGCTTTTACCTTGCTACTGGGGCTTTGGCCAGCGCCCTTCCTCAATATCGTGCACAGCTCGGTACAGCATCTGGTGACTCAGGTGTCTCTCTCCAAAATTCCGGCGTAA